From one Nematostella vectensis chromosome 7, jaNemVect1.1, whole genome shotgun sequence genomic stretch:
- the LOC125568416 gene encoding uncharacterized protein LOC125568416 yields MSPIFYSFIGILITTYQLIIRCYGSGQSIRGWERGRRALSFEPANTARERMDEPNKKKRKKDHTGDMERMGWDKAGLKAEVEAYQGGHLINYSALARKYNVTDSSGQVALNGGQIVKEWLVRNGVDVDRFSTKRKNPMDPVIRRRKRRGQGGEISIPCEPDKKTLKAQLLQKIHTKEYSIGERIVPRKYEKLILTKDLKIKKEDVYTDGRKMPLANIRRTMLKKQEKFLRGTTEEELAELTAEQLRTRLLQINEYVDGMAVPDMREKLKSHERTRHLMIWLDNSTVANSGYLMCLMTCLYDKAVFLTDEEYAAKYGRRVNVQMLVEEPELHFIAKCGSSDHELLLYSETRLQCVRELCDDNSISYTDIMRFCQGDSPLRAFETGQQKGGNYFCSTCEVHCDMTSDLAYTLNLEAISLTERQQAILRGTVSLSKSKQKKAKPLEGLKKEELEKELASRGIYEGKTKMEMQKLLTEEMKGKQRVPALLFNTPTESLTNLNLESYEVIPCEPLHDLGNHIANFFAEFPSHLMGEEKALIEETITLSLAGKDSKRCVDQREALIKTAGVAHQSNIMSKKVMAAIDTLVEMQRLLYAADSQRSPASILRYSNQAWYHAILLIDFVKDTKKLTSRKLYGVYFHNLTAHATSTLRLMSGQAANAERQERIFNSIKRITKQTSNYHQGQIIPNLFIRLQAERQIGLQRDDVFRQQDHVSKLATCLPSPKNTVIPEELIQRHSHAWQAHLQEISDFLVEGEGVWWKKVEDGVEFHDVTDIPSGCGPSLHHFRSSNLKKEAERLDNCWKHCIASSIPLPTHLLRIDQEDGTTLRIRIDPESVSADTRNASDETSEEDENAVSITLAPDEVVCHNKGFPLPEEVPPVPLIATADIMGATESEDENVVGITLARDEVVCIDPDLPPPEEKHANEGNSTTSLPTSLTPEPATRTTDSSTELTSRLGKALEIVVGKTTEVSALDKKHARLKQLQRQNLRDQHLENSYHHSLAQMQTKVLAKRKNIQSDLVALEKQFLFDHNLTAPTPQFMNEDSTASALLKQLKYASALLKQWGITL; encoded by the exons atgagTCCAATTTTCTATAGTTTTATTGGGATATTAATTACAACATACCAATTAATTATTAGATGTTATGGAAGTGGACAGTCCATAAGAGGATGGGAGCGTGGGCGTAGAGCATTGTCGTTTGAGCCAGCAAACACTGCAAGAGAAAGAATGGATGAGcctaacaagaaaaaaagaaaaaaagaccaCACCGGGGACATGGAGAGGATGGGATGGGACAAGGCCGGGCTTAAAGCAGAGGTTGAGGCGTACCAGGGTGGTCATCTTATCAATTACAGTGCTCTAGCTAGGAAGTATAATGTGACAGACAGCAGTGGACAAGTTGCACTTAACGGCGGACAGATTGTGAAGGAGTGGCTAGTGAGAAACGGAGTAGATGTTGACCGGTTTAGTACCAAACGCAAAAACCCCATGGATCCAGTAATTAGAAGAAGGAAAAGGAGAGGGCAAGGGGGAGAGATCAGCATACCCTGTGAGCCAGACAAGAAAACACTGAAAGCACAGCTATTGCAGAAGATCCACACAAAGGAGTACAGTATAGGAGAACGGATTGTACCACGAAAG tATGAAAAGCTTATCCTTACAAAGgatctgaaaataaaaaaagaggaTGTCTATACTGATGGTAGAAAAATGCCCCTTGCCAATATCCGAAGGacaatgttaaaaaaacaggAGAAGTTTCTCCGGGGGACAACAGAGGAAGAATTAGCAGAGCTTACAGCAGAACAGCTAAGAACAAGGCTTTTGCAGATCAACGAGTATGTGGATGGTATGGCAGTCCCAGACATGAGGGAGAAGCTAAAAAGCCATGAAAGAACAAGGCATCTGATGATATGGCTAGATAACTCAACAGTTGCTAACTCTGGATATCTGATGTGCCTTATGACCTGTCTTTATGACAAGGCAGTGTTCCTTACAGATGAGGAGTATGCTGCAAAATATGGAAGACGGGTTAATGTGCAAATGCTGGTTGAAGAACCAGAGCTACATTTTATTGCAAAATGTGGGAGCTCTGACCATGAGCTTTTATTATATTCGGAGACAAGGCTCCAATGTGTCAGAGAGCTGTGTGATGACAACAGTATTTCATACACTGATATCATGAGGTTTTGTCAGGGAGACTCTCCATTGCGAGCTTTTGAGACAGGACAACAGAAAGGAGGAAACTACTTCTGTTCTACCTGTGAAGTACACTGTGACATGACCAGCGACTTGGCCTACACTCTGAATTTGGAGGCCATATCCCTTACTGAGAGACAGCAGGCAATTCTTCGGGGGACCGTCTCCCTCTCtaaatcaaaacagaaaaaagctAAACCACTGGAAGGTCTGAAAAAAGAAGAGCTTGAAAAGGAACTGGCATCAAGGGGCATTTATGAAGGAAAAACGAAAATGGAGATGCAGAAACTACTCACTGAAGAAAtgaaaggaaaacaaagagTGCCTGCACTTCTCTTTAATACCCCGACAGAATCCCTGACCAACCTTAATCTAGAATCTTATGAAGTCATACCATGCGAGCCTCTTCATGATCTTGGCAATCATATTGCAAATTTCTTTGCTGAATTTCCAAGCCATTTGATGGGTGAAGAAAAGGCTTTGATAGAGGAGACAATCACACTCAGTCTGGCAGGGAAAGACAGCAAGAGATGTGTGGACCAAAGGGAAGCCCTTATCAAAACTGCTGGGGTGGCACACCAGTCCAATATCATGTCCAAGAAAGTCATGGCTGCCATTGACACCTTGGTCGAGATGCAGAGACTCCTCTACGCGGCAGACAGCCAAAGATCTCCGGCCTCAATTCTTAGATATAGCAACCAAGCCTGGTACCATGCCATATTGTTGATAGATTTTGTGAAGGACACAAAGAAGCTAACCTCAAGAAAACTGTATGGAGTGTACTTTCATAACCTGACAGCccatgctaccagtacattGCGCTTAATGTCTGGACAAGCTGCTAATGCAGAACGACAAGAAAGGATCTTTAACAGTATCAAGCGCATCACGAAGCAGACATCGAATTACCATCAAGGGCAAATAATACCTAACCTTTTCATCCGCTTGCAAGCAGAGCGCCAGATAGGCCTGCAACGAGATGATGTGTTCAGACAGCAAGACCATGTAAGCAAGCTAGCAACTTGCCTCCCATCTCCCAAGAACACTGTCATACCTGAGGAGCTCATTCAAAGGCATAGCCATGCATGGCAAGCTCACCTCCAAGAAATAAGTGACTTCTTAGTTGAAGGAGAAGGTGTTTGGTGGAAGAAAGTTGAAGATGGAGTTGAATTTCATGATGTCACAGACATTCCCTCTGGTTGTGGGCCCTCTCTTCACCACTTTCGATCAAGCAACTTGAAAAAAGAGGCTGAGAGACTCGACAATTGCTGGAAACATTGCATAGCTAGCAGCATTCCCCTCCCTACTCACCTCCTAAGAATCGACCAAGAAGATGGGACAACACTTAGAATAAGAATTGACCCAGAATCAGTTTCTGCTGACACAAGGAATGCCTCAGATGAGACAAGTGAAGAAGATGAAAATGCTGTTAGCATTACCCTGGCCCCAGATGAAGTAGTCTGTCACAATAAAGGTTTCCCCCTACCTGAAGAGGTACCACCAGTACCTCTTATAGCCACTGCTGACATCATGGGTGCCACAGAGAGTGAAGATGAAAATGTAGTTGGTATTACCCTGGCCCGGGATGAAGTAGTCTGCATTGATCCGGATCTCCCTCCACCGGAAGAGAAACATGCAAATGAAGGGAATTCCACCACATCTTTACCAACTTCACTTACACCAGAACCAGCCACAAGAACAACAGATTCCTCAACTGAGTTGACATCAAGGCTAGGGAAAGCTCTGGAGATTGTTGTTGGCAAGACAACAGAAGTGAGTGCTCTTGACAAAAAGCATGCAAGACTCAAGCAGTTGCAGAGACAAAACCTCAGGGACCAGCATCTAGAAAACAGCTATCACCACAGTCTTGCCCAGATGCAGACTAAAGTCCTTGCAAAGAGAAAGAATATACAGTCTGACCTTGTTGCATTGGAAAAGCAGTTTTTGTTTGACCACAACCTCACTGCTCCTACACCCCAGTTCATGAACGAGGACAGCACAGCATCAGCACTGTTAAAACAACTTAAGTATGCCAGTGCACTTCTGAAGCAATGGGGGATCACATTATAG
- the LOC5510691 gene encoding octopamine receptor beta-2R translates to MSTADLAIRIPLATIGTIITVENLFVCYIVYRFRNLRTFTNGFVVSLAFSDALVGGILLPLELARYTSPPGVATAEGYFISIILQANVFNLLAVTFDRYLAVMKPLTYIQFMDKHFVKLPLLAWIVPVVISLIPLTWKTDISSTTHRVYLICILILGIVLPYCLILFAYVRIFREVARLVKSLAAMQHGLIDGRMAEERGRVSSEARVTRIFAVIFAIFFVAWMPVIYMTIAEAINKLEIIPSSLMTISWFTLVIGSSMNAPIYAYFKADFRRTIIRMIRGRKKSRATWKPEDCSSMR, encoded by the coding sequence ATGTCTACAGCGGACCTAGCGATTCGCATCCCCCTGGCCACCATTGGGACCATCATAACAGTTGAAAACCTCTTCGTCTGTTACATCGTTTACCGTTTCAGAAATTTAAGGACATTCACTAACGGATTTGTCGTCTCCTTGGCGTTTTCCGACGCGCTGGTCGGCGGGATCCTACTCCCCCTAGAGTTAGCGCGATATACGTCTCCGCCAGGGGTAGCAACGGCAGAGGGCTATTTCATCTCCATCATCCTACAGGCAAACGTGTTCAACTTACTGGCCGTGACTTTCGATCGTTATTTAGCCGTTATGAAGCCATTGACATACATTCAATTCATGGATAAGCATTTTGTGAAGCTTCCTTTGTTAGCGTGGATTGTCCCGGTCGTCATCTCGCTCATTCCGTTAACATGGAAAACCGACATTAGTAGCACGACCCATCGCGTCTATCTCATTTGTATCCTCATTTTGGGTATTGTCCTGCCGtactgtttaattttattCGCATACGTGCGTATTTTTAGAGAGGTAGCACGCCTAGTTAAAAGCCTCGCGGCCATGCAACACGGACTTATCGACGGGCGAATGGCGGAAGAGAGGGGACGCGTTTCGAGTGAGGCGCGCGTTACGCGCATCTTCGCAGTCATCTTCGCGATCTTTTTCGTCGCCTGGATGCCGGTGATTTACATGACGATCGCCGAGGCGATTAACAAGCTGGAAATCATCCCGAGTTCATTAATGACAATCTCATGGTTCACGCTAGTCATTGGCAGCTCTATGAATGCCCCTATCTATGCATATTTTAAAGCGGACTTTAGGAGGACTATAATCCGAATGATCAGGGGACGGAAAAAGTCCAGGGCGACATGGAAACCCGAAGATTGCAGTAGTATGAGATGA
- the LOC125568415 gene encoding uncharacterized protein K02A2.6-like, protein MAELTGLTSPRMDWNATDLQQALKKFKATVELYFSGPIKSKSEEEKVSYLLIWTGEEGIELVSTWSLTSDEKKKLSTYWKKFEEYVAPKSNFRLARFKLRTLKQKDDEPVDSFIKKVRLLASECRYDNVDEHIIDALIFGSRRPRVQAKLLELDKTLTLAKAIDIARTEEATSAQLQDIRGTNTIPVHATTHKSPSSHPKTHSRENKQVQTCGNCGTSHDVTQKSLCPANGTKCSNCGKPNHWAKVCRSTKPQGPTPRGRGRRGNRNKSKQQINTLSNENASTAPEPLDSPQLYFHSLTIDSMSRQNTQALVNIQVNSSNGTLPLLCKIDTGAEGNVIPLSNYKHIYPESLCDIDGKPLSLAPSDTRITAYGGHEVQHYGTCNLTLLHNGQSSPHEFHVVNTTGPTILGLPTCTAMKLVTLNHSLSKDQAEPAEIRPAQVPKDDPEAKAALLRQYADCFEGIGCFSGEFHITLDPTEPLRKELESLVQQGIITKVDEPTDWVNSLVCSTKRNGSIRLCLDPKDLNCAIKRPHHRTPTLDEVLSKLSGSEYFSIVDARSGYWNIKLDQESSLYTTFNSPHGRFRFLRLPFGLICAQDIFQKKVDETFGDLPGVTGITDDIVVYGRNRKEHDNNLKAVMERARETGLKFNADKCKIASKELVFFGHTLSADGLKLDPAKVEAINNMDPSTSLTDLQVFLGMTQYLSRFIPNLASTAAVLWDLTRKSSQFQWCPEHQKAVDDIKKLITSPASLQYFDSTKPVVIQVDASQRGLGATLIQDKGPVEYRSKLLTETERRYSNIEREMLAVVHGLEKFHYYAYGRHVQVHTDHKPLEAIFKKHLASAPPRIARMMLRIQKYDIDIRYVPGKDIPLADALSRLNPSPGDTIAGLDVSIHELHLHLNASPTRITQIQEETRKDTTLHSLRAVIAQGWPNKRAECPELLHPYWNYRDELTVADGLVLKGTRIVIPKTLQPDVLQQLHYAHQGAEKCKLRAKGSVFWANINADIDNMVKSCAPCQHNQSMNTKEPLIPHDVPPRPWHTLASDLFSWNGSPYLLLSDYYSKFPIVRKLTNIQSSTVIAHLKGIFEEHGIPDKLVTGHDTQFTSALFKVFSSTYGFIHTTTSPYYKEANGFIERNVQTVKDLLQKCKESGQDPHLAMLCLRTTPLGHTLPSPAELLNSRIYQSNLPATSRHALLNKPDYDANVKLQARQDRQKSYYDRTSKCLQPVYPQDAVRVFNPLNSKWEPGIVRAAAPTPRSHIVDMANGSTLTRNRRHIRPTGEKLSLNNTSATDDYEPVAEPAPNGNQPPTEPRTSTPGTPAKSTPTQSGPPLRRSTRTVKPPDRLNL, encoded by the exons ATGGCCGAACTCACTGGACTCACTAGCCCTCGTATGGACTGGAATGCAACCGATCTTCAACAAGCGCTAAAAAAGTTCAAGGCAACCGTCGAATTGTACTTTTCTGGCCCGATTAAGTCCAAATCGGAGGAAGAAAAGGTCAGTTATCTGTTGATATGGACGGGAGAAGAAGGAATTGAATTAGTTTCTACGTGGTCGCTAACCTCAGACGAGAAGAAAAAGCTGTCAACTTACTGGAAGAAGTTTGAAGAATACGTCGCCCCCAAGAGCAATTTTCGCTTAGCACGATTTAAACTACGCACTCTGAAGCAAAAGGACGATGAACCAGTGGATTCATTTATAAAGAAAGTAAGATTGCTAGCCAGCGAATGCAGGTATGATAATGTAGACGAACACATTATTGACGCTCTAATTTTCGGGTCTCGCCGCCCACGTGTCCAGGCTAAACTCCTCGAGTTAGACAAAACTCTAACGCTCGCTAAGGCAATAGACATAGCCAGGACTGAGGAAGCCACTTCGGCTCAGTTACAAGATATTAGAGGCACAAACACTATACCTGTACACGCAACAACCCACAAAAGCCCTTCTTCACATCCTAAGACACACTCACGTGAAAATAAACAAGTACAAACTTGTGGGAACTGTGGCACTAGCCATGATGTGACACAAAAATCCCTGTGCCCCGCAAACGGAACAAAATGCAGCAACTGTGGGAAACCAAACCACTGGGCCAAGGTTTGCCGTTCCACCAAACCCCAAGGTCCCACCCCGAGGGGAAGAGGCAGGCGGGGAAACCGGAACAAATCAAAGCAACAGATAAACACCCTCAGCAATGAGAATGCTAGCACTGCACCTGAGCCCCTAGATTCCCCACAGTTATATTTTCACTCTCTGACCATTGATAGTATGTCTCGACAGAACACTCAAGCACTCGTCAACATACAGGTTAACTCGAGTAACGGGACACTACCACTATTATGCAAGATTGACACTGGTGCTGAAGGAAATGTGATCCCATTAAGCAACTACAAGCACATCTATCCAGAGTCACTCTGCGACATAGACGGCAAGCCCCTCAGCTTAGCCCCATCAGATACAAGGATAACAGCATATGGAGGCCATGAAGTACAACACTACGGTACCTGCAACCTCACTTTACTACATAACGGTCAGTCCAGCCCTCATGAATTTCATGTTGTAAACACGACAGGACCTACAATCCTAGGACTACCCACATGTACTGCAATGAAGCTTGTAACCCTTAACCACAGTCTAAGCAAAGACCAGGCTGAGCCAGCCGAAATACGACCAGCTCAAGTACCCAAGGATGACCCTGAGGCAAAGGCAGCTCTACTAAGACAGTATGCTGACTGCTTCGAAGGCATCGGATGCTTCAGCGGAGAGTTCCATATCACACTTGACCCTACA GAGCCTCTGCGCAAGGAGTTGGAATCCCTCGTACAGCAAGGAATCATCACCAAGGTTGATGAACCCACTGACTGGGTCAACTCGCTAGTCTGTTCCACAAAGCGGAATGGCTCCATACGACTCTGCCTTGATCCAAAGGACCTCAACTGCGCCATCAAACGTCCACATCATCGTACACCCACTCTTGATGAAGTCTTATCAAAGCTAAGTGGATCCGAGTACTTCTCCATAGTTGACGCCCGCAGCGGTTATTGGAACATAAAGCTTGACCAGGAAAGCTCACTCTATACAACATTCAACTCTCCCCATGGAAGATTCAGATTCCTACGACTACCCTTTGGTCTGATTTGTGCTCAGGACATCTTCCAAAAGAAGGTCGATGAAACCTTTGGTGACTTACCTGGGGTGACAGGCATCACAGACGACATAGTTGTTTACGGACGCAACCGTAAGGAGCATGACAATAACCTGAAAGCAGTAATGGAGCGTGCCCGTGAAACTGGTCTGAAATTCAATGCTGACAAATGCAAAATTGCCAGCAAGGAACTTGTCTTCTTCGGACACACCCTAAGTGCAGATGGTCTGAAACTTGACCCTGCTAAGGTTgaagccatcaacaacatggATCCTTCAACGAGCCTCACAGATCTCCAAGTCTTCCTAGGTATGACGCAATACCTTAGCCGTTTCATACCCAACCTCGCTTCAACAGCAGCGGTCCTCTGGGACTTGACAAGGAAAAGTAGTCAATTCCAGTGGTGCCCAGAACACCAGAAAGCTGTAGATGACATCAAGAAGCTCATCACATCGCCAGCCTCGCTGCAGTATTTCGACAGCACCAAGCCTGTCGTAATCCAGGTGGATGCATCTCAACGTGGCCTCGGCGCGACACTCATCCAAGATAAAGGCCCTGTGGAGTACAGAAGTAAGCTACTCACTGAAACCGAGAGGAGGTACTCCAACATAGAAAGGGAAATGCTTGCAGTCGTCCATGGTCTCGAGAAATTCCACTACTACGCTTATGGACGCCACGTCCAGGTCCACACGGACCACAAGCCACTGGAGGCAATATTCAAAAAGCATCTGGCCAGCGCGCCACCCCGCATTGCCAGGATGATGCTGCGGATACAGAAATACGACATCGACATTCGATATGTCCCAGGGAAGGACATACCCCTGGCCGACGCCCTCTCACGACTTAACCCAAGTCCCGGTGACACTATCGCTGGACTTGATGTCTCTATACATGAGCTACACTTGCACCTCAATGCTAGCCCTACTAGGATAACGCAGATCCAAGAGGAGACGAGGAAGGACACAACACTTCACTCACTTCGTGCCGTCATCGCCCAAGGTTGGCCAAACAAAAGAGCTGAATGCCCTGAGTTACTACACCCATACTGGAACTATCGTGACGAACTTACTGTCGCCGATGGATTGGTCCTGAAGGGTACCCGAATTGTAATTCCAAAGACCCTGCAACCAGATGTTCTACAGCAGCTACACTATGCACACCAGGGTGCGGAAAAATGCAAGCTCAGAGCCAAGGGATCAGTCTTTTGGGCGAACATCAATGCCGACATCGACAACATGGTCAAGAGTTGTGCTCCCTGTCAGCATAATCAGTCCATGAACACTAAAGAGCCGCTAATACCTCATGATGTTCCACCAAGGCCCTGGCACACCCTAGCATCTGACTTGTTCTCCTGGAACGGTTCACCATACTTACTACTCTCTGATTACTACAGTAAGTTCCCAATTGTGCGCAAGCTAACTAACATCCAATCATCTACTGTCATCGCTCACCTCAAAGGAATATTTGAGGAACATGGCATACCAGACAAACTTGTCACAGGACATGACACCCAGTTTACGTCTGCTCTATTCAAGGTTTTCAGCAGCACCTATGGATTTATTCATACAACTACAAGCCCATACTACAAGGAGGCTAATGGCTTCATAGagagaaatgtgcaaactgTCAAGGATCTCCTTCAAAAGTGCAAGGAATCAGGGCAAGACCCACATCTAGCCATGCTGTGCCTGAGAACAACCCCTTTGGGTCACACCCTGCCATCACCAGCAGAGTTGCTAAATTCCAGAATATATCAGTCTAACCTGCCAGCTACTTCCAGGCATGCACTACTGAACAAACCTGACTATGATGCCAATGTCAAGTTGCAAGCCAGACAAGACCGACAGAAATCATATTACGACAGGACTTCCAAGTGTCTACAGCCTGTCTACCCTCAGGACGCTGTCAGAGTTTTCAACCCCCTCAACTCCAAATGGGAGCCAGGAATAGTTCGAGCCGCTGCGCCAACCCCACGCTCGCACATTGTGGACATGGCCAATGGCAGTACTCTCACCAGAAACCGCAGACACATTCGTCCCACAGGTGAAAAACTAAGCTTGAATAATACCTCAGCTACTGATGACTACGAGCCTGTAGCAGAACCAGCACCTAACGGCAACCAACCCCCAACAGAGCCAAGGACGTCTACACCTGGTACCCCTGCGAAGTCCACACCTACCCAAAGTGGTCCACCATTACGCAGATCAACACGGACAGTGAAGCCCCCAGACAGACTGAACTTGTAG